A genomic segment from Actinomadura hallensis encodes:
- a CDS encoding UDP-glucose dehydrogenase family protein encodes MSYRLTVIGTGYLGATHAACMADLGFEVLGLDVDEERIARLAAGDLPFFEPGLEPVLRRGLQSGRLRFTTSYKEAADFGDVHFLCVGTPQKVGEYAADLTYVDEAIASLAPLLERPCLVVGKSTVPVGTAARLAETMARTAPVGGDAVLAWNPEFLREGFAVQDTLHPDRIVAGLPPDPGAAEHAEKVLREIYATMIADKTPFITCDYPTSELVKVSANAFLATKISFINAMAEVCEAAHADVTKLSEALSYDDRIGGKFLGPGLGFGGGCLPKDIRAFMARAGELGADQALTFLREVDEINIRRRIRMVDLARELLGGSFAGRTVGVLGAAFKPNSDDVRDSPALDVAASIRAQGAAVTVYDPKAMPNARRAQPSLEYGDSALSAAKGAHVVLLLTEWAEFRDMDPHTLATAVAERNIVDGRNALDPERWRAAGWNYRALGRP; translated from the coding sequence TTGTCCTACCGGCTGACGGTCATCGGAACGGGCTATCTCGGCGCCACCCACGCCGCCTGCATGGCCGACCTCGGGTTCGAGGTGCTCGGCCTCGACGTGGACGAGGAGCGGATCGCCCGGCTCGCGGCCGGTGACCTGCCGTTCTTCGAGCCCGGCCTGGAGCCCGTGCTGCGCCGGGGACTGCAGAGCGGGCGGCTCCGGTTCACCACCTCCTACAAGGAGGCCGCCGACTTCGGCGACGTGCACTTCCTGTGCGTGGGCACCCCGCAGAAGGTCGGGGAGTACGCGGCCGACCTCACCTACGTGGACGAGGCGATCGCCTCGCTCGCGCCGCTTCTGGAGCGGCCGTGCCTGGTCGTCGGCAAGTCCACCGTGCCGGTGGGGACCGCGGCGCGGCTCGCCGAGACGATGGCGCGGACCGCCCCCGTCGGCGGCGACGCCGTCCTCGCCTGGAACCCCGAGTTCCTGCGGGAGGGCTTCGCCGTCCAGGACACCCTGCACCCCGACCGGATCGTGGCGGGGCTGCCCCCCGATCCGGGCGCCGCGGAGCACGCGGAGAAGGTGCTGCGCGAGATCTACGCGACGATGATCGCGGACAAGACCCCGTTCATCACCTGCGACTACCCGACCTCGGAGCTGGTCAAGGTGTCGGCGAACGCGTTCCTCGCCACCAAGATCTCCTTCATCAACGCGATGGCGGAGGTCTGCGAGGCGGCGCACGCCGACGTGACCAAGCTCTCGGAGGCGCTGTCCTACGACGACCGGATCGGCGGCAAGTTCCTCGGCCCGGGCCTCGGCTTCGGCGGCGGCTGCCTGCCGAAGGACATCCGGGCGTTCATGGCCCGCGCCGGCGAGCTGGGCGCCGACCAGGCGCTGACGTTCCTGCGCGAGGTCGACGAGATCAACATCCGGCGGCGGATCCGGATGGTGGACCTGGCCCGCGAGCTGCTCGGCGGCTCGTTCGCCGGGCGGACGGTCGGGGTCCTCGGCGCGGCGTTCAAACCGAACTCCGACGACGTCCGCGACTCCCCCGCGCTGGACGTGGCCGCGTCGATACGCGCGCAGGGCGCCGCGGTGACCGTGTACGACCCGAAGGCCATGCCGAACGCCCGCCGCGCCCAGCCGTCCCTGGAGTACGGCGACTCGGCCCTGTCGGCGGCGAAGGGCGCCCACGTCGTGCTGCTGCTGACCGAGTGGGCGGAGTTCCGCGACATGGACCCGCACACGCTCGCCACGGCCGTCGCCGAGCGCAACATCGTGGACGGCCGCAACGCCCTGGACCCCGAGCGGTGGCGGGCGGCCGGGTGGAACTACCGCGCCCTCGGGCGCCCCTGA
- a CDS encoding thioesterase family protein, producing the protein MSQDAPAESFYEPLGGGRFAGTPATAGPWSPEFQHGGPVSALLGRAFERHDPVPGTRVARVTVELLSPVPVAVLDVSVRVVRPGKRITLLEAEMTHGGRPVARAAAWRIKEAPGHLEPVVHGPPPPELPAATRPFPDWNGFHTGGYLSAMEWRLVGGSFGEPGPGTTWARSRIPLIPGESDSPLVRALTLADSCSGIGSQLDHAKWLIINTDMTVGLHRDPVGEWLCMSASIDVSPGGSALCEATLADASGGFGRAMQTLIVDEHPAS; encoded by the coding sequence ATGTCCCAGGACGCGCCCGCCGAGTCGTTCTACGAGCCGCTGGGCGGCGGCCGGTTCGCCGGCACCCCCGCGACCGCCGGGCCATGGTCGCCGGAGTTCCAGCACGGCGGGCCGGTCTCGGCGCTGCTCGGGCGGGCCTTCGAGCGGCACGACCCCGTCCCCGGCACCCGGGTCGCGCGGGTCACGGTGGAGCTGCTCAGCCCCGTCCCCGTGGCCGTGCTGGACGTCTCCGTCCGCGTCGTCCGCCCCGGCAAGCGGATCACGCTGCTGGAGGCGGAGATGACCCACGGAGGCCGTCCCGTCGCCCGCGCGGCCGCCTGGCGGATCAAGGAGGCGCCCGGTCACCTGGAGCCCGTGGTCCACGGGCCCCCGCCGCCGGAACTGCCCGCCGCGACCCGGCCGTTCCCCGACTGGAACGGCTTCCACACCGGCGGGTACCTTTCGGCGATGGAGTGGCGGCTGGTCGGCGGCTCCTTCGGCGAGCCGGGCCCCGGCACCACGTGGGCGCGGTCCCGGATCCCGCTGATCCCCGGCGAGTCCGACTCCCCGCTGGTGCGGGCGCTGACGCTGGCCGACAGCTGCTCCGGCATCGGCAGCCAGCTCGACCACGCGAAGTGGCTGATCATCAACACGGACATGACGGTGGGGCTGCACCGCGACCCGGTCGGCGAATGGCTGTGCATGTCCGCCTCCATCGACGTCAGCCCGGGCGGCAGCGCCCTGTGCGAGGCGACGCTCGCCGACGCCTCGGGCGGGTTCGGCCGGGCGATGCAGACCCTCATCGTCGACGAGCATCCGGCCTCGTGA
- a CDS encoding acyl-CoA dehydrogenase: MDDFPAYAPSEEHELLRRTVRELADAKIAPFAAEVDEESRFPQEALDALAASGLHAVHVPESYGGAGADALATVIVIEEVARACASSSLIPAVNKLGTVPLLLAGSEELKQRYLAPVARGEAMFSYALSEADAGSDAAGMKTRAVREGDFWVLNGTKMWITNAGVSQFYTVMAVTDPSAGARGISAFVVEKSDAGVSFGPPERKLGIKGSPTRQVILEDVRIPADRMIGAEGTGFKTALATLDHTRITIAAQALGIAQGALDFAIGYVRQRRQFGRPVADFQGVQFMLADMAMRLEGARQLTYHAAVKSERAMRGEPVADLTFVSSACKALASDVAMDVTTDAVQLLGGYGYTREFPVERMMRDAKITQIYEGTNQIQRMVMARQLLR; encoded by the coding sequence ATGGACGACTTTCCCGCGTACGCGCCGTCGGAGGAGCATGAGCTGCTGCGGCGGACGGTGCGTGAGCTGGCCGATGCCAAGATCGCTCCTTTCGCGGCGGAGGTGGACGAGGAGTCGCGGTTCCCGCAGGAGGCGCTGGACGCGTTGGCGGCCAGTGGGCTGCATGCGGTGCACGTGCCCGAATCGTACGGGGGTGCGGGCGCCGATGCGCTGGCGACGGTGATCGTGATCGAGGAGGTGGCGCGGGCGTGCGCGTCGTCCTCGCTGATCCCGGCGGTGAACAAGCTGGGCACGGTGCCGTTGCTGCTGGCGGGGTCGGAGGAGCTGAAGCAGAGGTATCTGGCGCCGGTGGCGCGGGGGGAGGCGATGTTCTCCTATGCGTTGTCGGAGGCCGATGCCGGTTCTGATGCGGCGGGGATGAAGACCCGTGCGGTGCGCGAGGGCGACTTCTGGGTGTTGAACGGCACCAAGATGTGGATCACCAATGCGGGGGTGTCGCAGTTCTACACGGTGATGGCGGTGACCGATCCGTCGGCGGGGGCGCGGGGGATCTCGGCGTTCGTGGTGGAGAAGTCCGATGCGGGGGTGTCGTTCGGGCCGCCGGAGCGCAAGCTGGGGATCAAGGGGTCGCCGACCCGTCAGGTGATCTTGGAGGATGTGCGGATTCCGGCGGATCGGATGATCGGGGCCGAGGGCACCGGTTTCAAGACCGCGCTGGCGACGCTGGACCACACGCGGATCACGATCGCGGCGCAGGCGCTGGGGATCGCGCAGGGGGCGCTGGATTTCGCGATCGGGTACGTCAGGCAGCGGCGTCAGTTCGGCAGGCCCGTCGCCGATTTCCAGGGTGTGCAGTTCATGCTGGCCGACATGGCGATGCGGCTGGAGGGCGCCCGTCAGCTGACCTATCACGCGGCGGTCAAGTCCGAGCGGGCGATGCGGGGTGAGCCGGTGGCGGATCTGACGTTCGTGTCGTCGGCGTGCAAGGCGCTGGCGTCGGATGTGGCGATGGACGTGACCACCGACGCGGTGCAGTTGCTGGGCGGGTACGGGTACACCCGTGAGTTCCCGGTGGAGCGGATGATGCGCGACGCCAAGATCACTCAGATCTACGAGGGGACCAACCAGATCCAGCGCATGGTCATGGCCCGCCAGCTCCTCAGGTAG
- the purE gene encoding 5-(carboxyamino)imidazole ribonucleotide mutase: MTEPLVGVVMGSDSDWPVMEGAAEALAEFGVPYEADVVSAHRMPHDMIAYGEGAAARGLRVIIAGAGGAAHLPGMLASVTPLPVVGVPVPLKHLDGMDSLLSIVQMPAGVPVATVAVGAARNAGLLAVRILAASDEGLRAKMRVFQQDLYGQAKAKGERLKKNL; this comes from the coding sequence ATGACGGAGCCGCTGGTCGGCGTGGTGATGGGCAGCGACTCGGACTGGCCCGTCATGGAGGGCGCCGCCGAGGCGCTCGCGGAGTTCGGCGTCCCCTACGAGGCCGACGTCGTGTCCGCGCACCGGATGCCGCACGACATGATCGCCTACGGGGAGGGGGCCGCGGCCCGCGGCCTGCGCGTGATCATCGCGGGCGCGGGCGGCGCCGCGCACCTGCCGGGCATGCTGGCGTCGGTGACGCCGCTGCCGGTGGTCGGCGTGCCGGTCCCCCTGAAGCACCTGGACGGGATGGACTCGCTGCTGTCGATCGTCCAGATGCCCGCCGGGGTGCCGGTCGCCACGGTCGCGGTGGGGGCGGCCCGCAACGCGGGGCTGCTGGCCGTCCGCATCCTGGCCGCGTCCGACGAGGGGCTGCGGGCCAAGATGAGGGTCTTCCAGCAGGACCTCTACGGGCAGGCCAAGGCCAAGGGCGAGCGGCTCAAGAAGAACCTCTGA
- a CDS encoding LCP family protein: protein MADGHDSGRGDSGTPEADPLERYFRPRPGSHAAAGDADADIEGVTIDGMPAPRVTVEGPRGPRRPGRRLSPRAAMSARRQKRFLMVTGTMSAFVLLTSGGAWAFQNYVTGMIDKVSVGGLGRDGPKGPKTILVAGVDRRDGLTKAQQKAARLGHHEGERSDTMLLVHVSKDRDRVSVVNLPRDSYVTIPAHESNGSEGEKGTRVPSRPGKLTWAYQFGGPDLTVSTVKRATGLSIDHYVEVNFYGFVKMVDALGGVDVCTEQPIDDAKSGLKLPAGKSHLDGMKALAFARARYTLTGGSDLGRIDRQQQFMASMLKQALSTETLGDPVKSTRFLNAALKSLRVDSELADDLPALAEQLKNLSTDQLTFATVPLADPDHEAVLWNSASPQSTVLWDQGKARELFTKIRRDRPLAEPTPTPSATPSRTPDDRPTVPPEDISLRVMNAIGTPGLATKAGGQLRELGFGVTVVPGVARTGLQRTQIRYGPDGADSAKTLAAAIPDARLKQVTSLGSRVEVMVGADWDGVKRVKVATPSPGASPSSRPETATQKLCD, encoded by the coding sequence ATGGCAGACGGGCACGACTCAGGTCGCGGCGACTCCGGCACGCCGGAGGCCGATCCGCTGGAGCGCTACTTCCGGCCCCGGCCGGGCTCCCACGCGGCGGCCGGCGACGCCGACGCCGACATCGAGGGCGTGACCATAGACGGCATGCCCGCGCCGCGGGTGACGGTGGAGGGCCCGCGCGGGCCCCGCCGTCCCGGCCGGAGGCTGAGCCCGCGGGCCGCGATGAGCGCGCGGCGGCAGAAGCGGTTCCTGATGGTCACCGGGACGATGTCGGCGTTCGTGCTGCTCACCTCGGGCGGCGCCTGGGCGTTCCAGAACTACGTGACCGGCATGATCGACAAGGTGTCGGTCGGCGGCCTCGGCCGGGACGGGCCGAAGGGCCCGAAGACGATCCTGGTGGCGGGGGTCGACCGCCGGGACGGGCTGACGAAGGCGCAGCAGAAGGCGGCGAGGCTCGGGCACCACGAGGGCGAGCGGTCGGACACGATGCTGCTGGTCCACGTGTCGAAGGACCGCGACCGCGTGTCCGTGGTGAACCTGCCGCGCGACTCCTACGTGACGATCCCGGCGCACGAGTCGAACGGCTCGGAGGGCGAGAAGGGGACCAGGGTCCCGTCCCGTCCCGGGAAGCTGACCTGGGCGTACCAGTTCGGCGGGCCCGACCTCACGGTCAGCACGGTGAAGCGTGCGACGGGCCTGTCGATCGACCACTACGTCGAGGTGAACTTCTACGGGTTCGTGAAGATGGTGGACGCGCTCGGCGGCGTGGACGTGTGCACCGAGCAGCCCATCGACGACGCGAAGAGCGGGCTGAAACTCCCGGCGGGCAAGTCCCACCTGGACGGCATGAAGGCCCTGGCGTTCGCCCGCGCCCGCTACACGCTGACGGGCGGCAGCGACCTCGGCCGCATCGACCGGCAGCAGCAGTTCATGGCGTCGATGCTGAAGCAGGCGCTGTCGACCGAGACGCTCGGCGACCCCGTGAAGTCGACGAGGTTCCTCAACGCGGCGCTGAAGTCGCTGCGCGTCGACTCCGAGCTGGCCGACGACCTTCCGGCGCTCGCCGAGCAGCTGAAGAACCTCTCGACCGACCAGCTGACGTTCGCGACGGTGCCGCTCGCCGATCCCGACCACGAGGCCGTCCTGTGGAACTCGGCGAGCCCGCAGTCGACCGTCCTGTGGGACCAGGGCAAGGCGAGGGAGCTGTTCACCAAGATCCGGCGGGACCGGCCGCTCGCCGAGCCGACGCCGACGCCGAGCGCGACGCCGTCGCGGACGCCGGACGACCGGCCGACGGTGCCGCCCGAGGACATCTCCCTCCGGGTGATGAACGCGATCGGCACGCCGGGCCTCGCCACGAAGGCGGGCGGGCAGCTCAGGGAGCTGGGCTTCGGCGTCACCGTGGTCCCGGGCGTCGCGCGGACCGGTCTGCAGCGGACGCAGATCCGCTACGGGCCGGACGGCGCGGACTCCGCCAAGACCCTCGCCGCCGCCATCCCGGACGCCAGGTTGAAGCAGGTGACCTCGCTCGGTTCCCGCGTGGAGGTCATGGTCGGCGCGGACTGGGACGGCGTGAAGCGGGTCAAGGTCGCCACTCCCTCGCCGGGCGCGTCCCCGTCGAGCCGCCCCGAGACCGCCACGCAGAAGCTCTGCGACTGA
- the ispD gene encoding 2-C-methyl-D-erythritol 4-phosphate cytidylyltransferase, whose protein sequence is MAARTVAVVLAGGVGERLGAGRPKQLIEVGGRPLLAHAIAAFDAHPGIGEVVVVMAPGHLREAAAIAAPFRRAAAVIEGGATRTASTAAALRALAERPDDDRVLFHDAARPFVDREVIDRVLAALDGGDEAVAVGVPASDTMVVVEDGVVVSMPPRETMTRFQTPQGFRLGTIRKAYESALADPELRATDDCGVVHRYLPEVTIRVVEGSERNFKVTRPLDVVVAEHLASEDPR, encoded by the coding sequence ATGGCGGCGCGGACGGTGGCGGTGGTGCTCGCCGGCGGGGTCGGCGAGCGGCTGGGCGCGGGCCGCCCCAAACAGCTCATCGAGGTCGGCGGGCGTCCTCTCCTGGCGCACGCGATCGCCGCGTTCGACGCCCACCCGGGCATCGGCGAGGTCGTGGTCGTGATGGCGCCCGGCCACCTGCGCGAGGCCGCCGCGATCGCCGCGCCGTTCCGCAGGGCGGCGGCGGTGATCGAGGGCGGCGCCACGCGCACCGCCTCGACGGCCGCGGCGCTGCGCGCCCTGGCGGAGCGTCCCGACGACGACCGGGTGCTGTTCCACGACGCGGCCCGCCCGTTCGTGGACCGCGAGGTGATCGACCGCGTCCTCGCGGCGCTGGACGGCGGCGACGAGGCCGTCGCCGTCGGGGTGCCCGCGTCCGACACGATGGTGGTCGTCGAGGACGGCGTGGTCGTCTCCATGCCCCCGCGCGAGACGATGACCCGGTTCCAGACCCCGCAGGGCTTCCGCCTCGGCACGATCCGCAAGGCGTACGAGTCGGCCCTGGCCGACCCGGAGCTGCGCGCCACCGACGACTGCGGCGTCGTGCACCGCTACCTGCCGGAGGTCACGATCCGCGTGGTGGAGGGCAGCGAGCGCAACTTCAAGGTCACCCGGCCGCTGGACGTCGTCGTGGCCGAGCATCTCGCGAGCGAGGACCCCCGTTGA
- a CDS encoding sugar phosphate nucleotidyltransferase, which translates to MIGMVLAAGAGRRLRPYTDTLPKALVPVDGETTILDIALGNLAEVGLNDVVIVVGYCAGAVEERKAALEKRYGVNLTLVHNDKAEEWNNAYSMWLAREHFSKGVLMVNGDTVHPVGVEKTLLANRGPDILLAVDNVKKLADEEMKVILDGDGNLKTITKLMDPATANGEYIGATLIEPAAAEPLADALKAVWERDPDLYYEDGYQEYVNRGGRIGAAPIGEVAWVEVDDHDDLEKARRIAKGY; encoded by the coding sequence ATGATCGGCATGGTGCTGGCGGCAGGGGCGGGCCGGAGGCTGCGGCCGTACACCGACACCCTCCCCAAGGCCCTCGTCCCGGTGGACGGCGAGACCACCATCCTGGACATCGCCCTGGGCAACCTCGCCGAGGTCGGCCTGAACGACGTCGTCATCGTCGTCGGCTACTGCGCGGGCGCCGTCGAGGAGCGCAAGGCCGCCCTTGAGAAGCGGTACGGAGTGAACCTCACCCTGGTTCACAACGACAAGGCCGAGGAGTGGAACAACGCCTACTCCATGTGGCTGGCCCGGGAGCACTTCTCCAAGGGCGTCCTCATGGTCAACGGCGACACGGTCCACCCGGTCGGCGTCGAGAAGACCCTGTTGGCCAACCGCGGGCCGGACATCCTCCTGGCCGTGGACAACGTGAAGAAGCTCGCCGACGAGGAGATGAAGGTCATCCTCGACGGCGACGGCAACCTGAAGACGATCACCAAGCTGATGGACCCGGCCACCGCGAACGGCGAGTACATCGGCGCCACCCTGATCGAGCCGGCGGCCGCCGAGCCGCTGGCCGACGCCCTCAAGGCCGTATGGGAGCGCGACCCCGACCTCTACTACGAGGACGGCTACCAGGAGTACGTCAACCGCGGGGGACGCATCGGAGCGGCGCCGATCGGCGAGGTCGCCTGGGTCGAGGTCGACGACCACGACGACCTGGAGAAGGCCCGCCGGATCGCCAAGGGCTACTAG
- a CDS encoding glycosyltransferase family 2 protein, whose amino-acid sequence MNQEIQYAVKPRSDSGERTWPAVSVVMPVLNEQRHLADAVRGILTQDYPGELELVLAVGPSRDRTEEIARKLAAEDPRVLVVPNPTGRTPQGLNIAIKASQYSIIVRVDGHSLLPSDYIRAAVETMEETGADNVGGIMAAEGVTPFEKAVARAMTSKLGVGNARFHTGGEAGEVETVYLGTFRRSALERVGGYDETFVRAQDWEMNHRIRETGGRIYFTPRMRVTYRPRPNLRALAKQYFHTGRWRRVVGREHQGTLNLRYLAPPIAVVAMTAGAIAGAFGFWPGWLVPGGYAAAILVGSVVEGRGLPPSAWVRLPLVYATMHLTWGVGFLTSPPGLGQPTPVKPGEPVH is encoded by the coding sequence ATGAACCAGGAAATCCAGTACGCCGTGAAGCCCCGCTCCGACTCCGGTGAACGCACCTGGCCCGCCGTCTCGGTGGTGATGCCGGTCCTCAACGAGCAGCGCCATCTGGCCGACGCCGTGCGCGGCATCCTCACCCAGGACTACCCCGGCGAGCTGGAACTCGTGCTCGCCGTCGGCCCCAGCCGCGACCGCACCGAGGAGATCGCCCGCAAGCTCGCCGCCGAGGACCCGCGCGTCCTGGTCGTCCCGAACCCGACCGGGCGCACCCCGCAGGGTCTCAACATCGCGATCAAGGCGTCCCAGTACTCGATCATCGTCCGGGTGGACGGCCACTCGCTGCTGCCGTCCGACTACATCCGGGCCGCGGTCGAGACGATGGAGGAGACCGGCGCCGACAACGTCGGCGGGATCATGGCGGCCGAGGGCGTCACCCCGTTCGAGAAGGCCGTGGCCCGCGCGATGACGTCCAAGCTCGGCGTCGGCAACGCCCGGTTCCACACCGGCGGCGAGGCCGGCGAGGTCGAGACCGTCTACCTCGGGACGTTCCGGCGCAGCGCGCTCGAGCGGGTCGGCGGCTACGACGAAACGTTCGTCCGCGCCCAGGACTGGGAGATGAACCACCGCATCCGGGAGACCGGCGGCCGGATCTACTTCACGCCGCGGATGCGGGTCACCTACCGCCCGCGCCCCAACCTGCGGGCGCTCGCCAAGCAGTACTTCCACACCGGCCGCTGGCGGCGCGTCGTCGGACGCGAGCACCAGGGCACCCTGAACCTGCGGTACCTCGCCCCGCCGATCGCCGTCGTCGCGATGACGGCGGGCGCGATCGCGGGGGCGTTCGGGTTCTGGCCGGGCTGGCTGGTGCCCGGCGGATACGCCGCCGCGATCCTCGTGGGCTCCGTCGTGGAGGGCCGCGGCCTGCCGCCGTCCGCGTGGGTGCGGCTCCCGCTCGTCTACGCCACCATGCACCTGACCTGGGGCGTCGGCTTCCTCACCAGCCCGCCGGGGCTGGGGCAGCCCACCCCGGTCAAACCGGGCGAACCCGTCCACTAG
- a CDS encoding glycerophosphodiester phosphodiesterase: MIFESTPAVIGHRGYGSGDRTPPGAAEAVAENTLPSLLAAVEAGAPWVEVDVTRTGDGDLVLRHDPTTAGGEYVVDLPAEASGLPRLAEIFDALPPEVAVDVDVKTVLEDAVDAPDRRTGALLLPLLRREARRRRLLVTSFDPSLLTFLRDELPGVPLGLLTWLRFPLWHAVPAAAHLGLDAVAVHTGSCGIDHPDTRLRPLEHCVDVAHKAGLEAIVWCPAAEAAPAYAAAGFDALVVNDVPGVLAAL; encoded by the coding sequence TTGATCTTCGAGAGCACGCCCGCGGTCATCGGGCACCGCGGCTACGGATCGGGCGACCGGACTCCCCCGGGCGCGGCGGAGGCCGTCGCGGAGAACACGCTTCCGTCGCTGCTCGCCGCCGTCGAGGCGGGCGCGCCGTGGGTCGAGGTCGACGTGACGCGCACCGGCGACGGCGACCTCGTCCTGCGGCACGACCCGACGACGGCGGGCGGCGAGTACGTGGTGGACCTGCCCGCGGAGGCCAGCGGCCTGCCGCGGCTGGCGGAGATCTTCGACGCGCTGCCGCCGGAGGTCGCGGTGGACGTGGACGTCAAGACCGTCCTGGAGGACGCGGTGGACGCCCCGGACCGCCGCACCGGGGCGCTGCTCCTGCCGCTGCTGCGCCGCGAGGCCCGGCGGCGCCGGCTGCTCGTCACCTCGTTCGACCCGTCGCTGCTGACCTTCCTGCGGGACGAGCTGCCCGGCGTCCCGCTGGGCCTGCTGACGTGGCTGCGGTTCCCGCTGTGGCACGCCGTCCCGGCGGCGGCGCACCTCGGGCTGGACGCGGTCGCCGTGCACACCGGCTCGTGCGGCATCGACCATCCCGACACGCGGCTGCGCCCGCTGGAGCACTGCGTGGACGTCGCGCACAAGGCGGGCCTCGAAGCCATCGTCTGGTGCCCCGCCGCGGAGGCGGCGCCGGCCTACGCGGCGGCCGGGTTCGACGCCCTGGTCGTCAACGACGTCCCCGGAGTCCTCGCCGCCCTCTAG
- a CDS encoding iron-containing alcohol dehydrogenase family protein, with product MPLLTRMLNAPLSIDVRRGAVAALGDLLADKRIATEGRVAIAVGPGQGDQIAEHVRPSLSACEVYRVAGGTVDAAVELATRLRAGSYEAVVGIGGGRTIDATKYAATLSGIPMVSVATNLSHDGICSPVASLTHEKGKGSFGVVMPLAMVVDLDYVRAAPERLVRAGIGDVLSNFSAVEDWLLAAEECGERVDRMALTVARTAAEALLHQPESIESDRFLTVLAESLVLSGMSMAFAGDSRPASGGDHEILHAIDQLYPDTANHGELAGLGTAFCFHLRATHLGEGAERLEEILACLGRHGLPRLPGDVGLSVEQFTEAVLYAPRTRPGRYTILEYLELDRGETLKAVEQYVEAHGG from the coding sequence ATGCCCCTGCTGACGCGGATGCTCAACGCGCCGCTCTCCATCGACGTGCGGCGCGGCGCGGTCGCCGCCCTAGGCGACCTCCTGGCCGACAAGCGGATCGCCACCGAGGGCCGCGTGGCGATCGCCGTCGGCCCCGGCCAGGGCGACCAGATCGCCGAGCACGTCCGGCCCTCCCTGTCGGCCTGCGAGGTGTACCGGGTGGCCGGCGGCACCGTCGACGCCGCCGTCGAGCTGGCGACCCGGCTGCGCGCCGGGTCGTACGAGGCCGTCGTCGGGATCGGCGGCGGCCGCACGATCGACGCCACCAAGTACGCGGCGACGCTGTCGGGCATCCCGATGGTGTCGGTCGCCACGAACCTGTCCCACGACGGGATCTGCTCGCCGGTCGCGTCCCTCACGCACGAGAAGGGCAAGGGCTCGTTCGGCGTGGTGATGCCGCTGGCGATGGTCGTCGACCTCGACTACGTGCGGGCGGCGCCGGAGCGCCTGGTCCGCGCCGGGATCGGCGACGTCCTGAGCAACTTCTCCGCCGTGGAGGACTGGCTCCTCGCCGCCGAGGAGTGCGGCGAGCGGGTCGACCGGATGGCGCTGACCGTGGCGCGGACCGCCGCGGAGGCCCTGCTGCACCAGCCGGAGTCCATCGAGTCGGACCGGTTCCTCACCGTGCTGGCCGAGAGCCTCGTGCTGTCGGGGATGTCCATGGCGTTCGCGGGCGACTCCCGTCCCGCCAGCGGCGGCGACCACGAGATCCTGCACGCCATCGACCAGCTCTACCCCGACACCGCCAACCACGGCGAGCTGGCGGGTCTCGGCACGGCGTTCTGCTTCCACCTGCGCGCCACCCACCTCGGCGAGGGCGCCGAACGCCTGGAGGAGATCCTCGCGTGCCTCGGGCGGCACGGGCTGCCCCGGCTGCCGGGCGACGTCGGCCTCTCGGTCGAGCAGTTCACCGAGGCGGTCCTGTACGCGCCGCGCACCCGGCCCGGCCGCTACACGATCCTGGAATACCTCGAACTCGACAGAGGCGAGACGCTCAAGGCGGTGGAGCAGTATGTCGAGGCCCATGGAGGCTGA
- a CDS encoding CoA-binding protein, with amino-acid sequence MSDPFADPDVIRRLLNESRTWAFVGLGDNPAREVYNQARLLQQRGKRIIPVHPDAREVLGEKGYASLADVPDASEVDVVGVYRRAEHAGEAVDQAIAAGAKAVWLPLQVIDEAAARRAKDAGLDVVMDRCPAVEWALRR; translated from the coding sequence ATGAGTGACCCCTTCGCCGACCCGGACGTGATCCGGCGGCTGCTCAACGAGTCCAGGACGTGGGCGTTCGTCGGCCTCGGCGACAATCCCGCGCGGGAGGTCTACAACCAGGCGCGGCTTCTGCAGCAGCGCGGGAAGCGGATCATCCCCGTCCATCCGGACGCGCGGGAGGTGCTCGGCGAGAAGGGCTACGCGTCCCTGGCCGACGTGCCCGACGCCTCCGAGGTGGACGTGGTGGGCGTCTACCGCCGGGCCGAGCACGCCGGGGAGGCGGTGGACCAGGCGATCGCGGCGGGCGCGAAGGCCGTGTGGCTGCCGCTCCAGGTGATCGACGAGGCGGCGGCCCGGCGCGCGAAGGACGCCGGGCTCGACGTCGTCATGGACCGCTGCCCCGCCGTCGAGTGGGCCCTGCGCCGCTGA